AGGCTCGGATGCATCGCCTGCCGCCGCGGGCCGGCGCAGCAGCTGCACGAACATCGCGTCGGTGCCGTTGCGGTGCGGCCACAGCTGCACGGCCGCGCCCGAGCCGCCGAGCGGCGTGCCGGGTGCGACGCGCTCGAGCACCGCGCGGGTGTCGATCGCCTCGGCGCCGTCGGCGATCGCGCCCTGCACGATCGCGCGCGTCTCGGCGAGGTGCGGCGAGCACGTGACGTAGGCGACGATGCCGCCAGGCTTCACGGCACGCATGGCGGCGCGCAGCAGCTCGCCCTGCAGGCGCGCGAGCTCGGGCACGTCGCTCGGCTGCTTGCGCCAGCGCGCCTCGGGACGGCGGCGCAGCGCGCCGAGGCCCGTGCACGGCGCGTCGAGCAGGATGCGGTCGTAGACGCCGTCGCGGTCGCCGTAGCGGCGGCCGTCGCCGACCGACACCTCCACGTCAGGGTCGACGGCGGCGAGCGCCTGGCGCACGAGGCCGGCGCGGGCGGGCACGAGCTCGTTCGCCTCGAGGTGGGCGTCGCCGACGCGCGCCTCGGCCGCGAGCAGGGCGGCCTTGCCGCCGGGGCCGGCGCAGAGGTCGAGCCAGCGCTCCCCCGCCGCGACGGGCGTCGCGCGGGTGAGCGCGAGCGCGGCGAGCTGGCTGCCGGCATCCTGCACGCGGGCACGACCGTCGCGCACCGCGGGGACGCGCCAGGGGTCGCCCGAGGGTGCGAGGCGCCCGACGGGCGACGCCGTGGGCTCGTCGCCGAGCTCCTCGGGCTCCGCGAGGCCGGGCAGCGCGACGAGCTGCACGCGCGGCGCGTCGTTGTCTGCGGCGAGCAGGTCGTCGAGCTCGGCGCCGGCGCCCTCGGCGTCGAGCGAGCGGCGCAGTGCGCGCACGACCCACGTGGGATGCGCGGCGCGCAGCGCGAGCGCGTCGTCGTCGCCCATCGTGCGGGCGATGGCGTCGACCTGGTCGTCGACGGGCGTCGCGGCGACCTTGCGCAGCACGGCGTTGGCGAAGCCGCGACGGCCGCGGTGGTCGCCGAGCAGCTCGATCGACTCGTGCACCGCGGCGTGCGCGGGCACGCGCATGCGGGCGAGCTGGTGCACGGCGACGCGCAGCACCGAGAGCGTCGTCGGGTCGATCTCGTCGATCGGGCGGCCCGCGGCGGCCGACAGGACGGCGTCGAGCTGCCCCTGCCAGCGCAGCGTGCCGTAGGTCAGCTCGGTCGCGAACGCGGCATCCTGCGCGTCGAGGCCCGCCTCGCGGATGCGCGCGGGCAGCAGCAGGTTGGCGTAGGCGTCGTCGACGTCGACGTCGCGCACGACCTCCTGCGCGACGCGACGCGGCGTCGGGCGCTCGTCGATGCGACGACGCTGCGGCGGGCGACCACCGCGCCCGCGCGACTGCTGACGATCAGGCATCGAGCACGACCTCTCCCCCGCGACCGCGCAGCCAGTCGGCTGCCCGCATCGCCTGCTTGCCCGCCGGCTGCACCTCGCCGAGCGCGAGCGCGCCCGTGCCCGTGCCGAGCACGGCATCCTTGCCCACGAGCCGCGCCGTGCCGGCCGGCAGCGGATCGGCGGCGCTGCGCGAGAGCGCGAGCACCTTCACGCGCTCGCCGCCCAGCAGCACGTGCGCGCCGGGCTCGGGCGTCACGCCGCGGAAGCGGTCGAGCACGACGGCGGCGGGCTCGGCGAGCCGCAGCCGTCCGTCGGCGAGCTCGAGCTTCGGTGCGAACGACGGCTCGCCCGTCTGCTCCTCGAACGTGGCCGAGCCATCCGCGATCGCGTCGACGGCATCCACGAGCACGCCGGCGCCGGATGCCGCGAGCTCGGCGAGCAGATCGCCCGCGGTCGCGAGCGGCGGCACCGACGACGCGACCATGCGCACGATCGGGCCGGCGTCGAGCTCGGGCACGAGGCGGAAGACGCTCACGCCCGTGTCGTGCTCGCCCGCGACGAGCGCGCGCTGCACGGGTGCCGCGCCGCGGTAGGCGGGCAGCAGCGAGAAGTGCAGGTTGATCCAGCCGTGCTCGGGCGTCGACAGCAGCGGCTCGCGCACGAGGCCGCCGTAGGCGACGACGACGCCGAGCGACGCGCCGACGGCCGTGATCGCCTCGGTCGCGGCGGCGTCGAGCCGGTTCGCCTCGAGCACGGGCAGGCCCAGGCGCTCGGCGGCGGCGGCGACGGGCGTCGGCGTCAGCACGCGCTTGCGGCCCTGCGGCGACGCGGCGCGCGTGACGACGAGCGCGACCTCGTGCCGACGGCTGAGCGCCTCGAGGCTCGGCACGGCGGCGGCCGGGCTCCCGGCGAAGACGATGCGCATCAGATCCCCTCGAACGGCTCGTGGTCGTCGACGTGCACGCGCACGGGCGCGCCCTTCGCGACGCGCGAGCGCGACTGCGTGGCCGCCCGCACGATCTCGGCGCGCAGGGCGTGCGCCACGTCGACGCCCGCTCCGTAGTCGAAGCGGACGATCGACCGTACCGCGCCGTCGCCCACGTCGACGGGACCCAGCGCATCCGTCGCGCCGATCTCGCCGACGGCGCGCACGACGCGCTCGACCTCGTCGGGGCCGCCGACGACGGAGGCGACGCGCACGGCGGGCGGGAAGCGCAGCGAGCGGCGGTCGGCGAGCTCGGCGGCGGCGAAGCCCGCGGCGTCGCGCGTCGTCATGGCGGCGGCGACGCGGCCGACGGCGCCCGTGAGCACGATCGTCGCGTCGTCGCGCGCGAGCGCACGGGCGCTCGACCAGGCGCGCACGGCGTCCTCGGCGACGCGCAGGCTCTCGCGGGCGAGCAGCCGCTCGCCGTCGAGCAGCAGCACGGCGCGGTATCCGCCGGCCGCGACGGGCTCGGCGCCGCGCGTCGCGACGACGAGGCGCGGCTGGTCGTCAACCTCGAGGCGCTCGTGCTGGCCGTCGGCGACGACGACGGGCACGTTCGGGAACGCGCGGCCCAGCTCGTCGGCCGTGCGCACCGAGCCGCGGCCGAGGTCGGTGAGCCCGCGGCCGCCGCACGACGCGCATGCCCACGCCGCGTGCACGGCACCGCACCACGCGCACGATGGCGAGGCGTCGGCGCGCGCGCGGCGCAGGGGGCCCTGGCAGCGGCGGCAGCGGGCGCGCTCGCCGCAGGTCGAGCACGCGAGCGCCGGCGCATGTCCCGGGCGTGCGACCTGCACGAGCACGGGGCCGTGGGCGATCGCCTCCTTCGCGACCTGGAACGCCATCGCCGGGATGCGGCCCTGCTGCCCCTGCTGCAGCGCCGCCGGCAGCGTGCGCGGCGGGCGGCCGCGCACGACGGCCTCGAGGAAGCCGAGCTCGACGAGGCGCTGCGCCTCGGTCGAGCGCGCGTGCCCCGCGAGCACGAGCGCGCAGCCCGACTGCTGCTGGCGCACGAGCGCGACATCCCTCGTGGTCGCGTACGGCGAGAGCGGCTCGACGTGCAGCGGATCGCCGTCGTCCCACACCGCGAGCAGGCCGAGGTTCGCCGCCGGCGCGTAGACGGCGCTGCGCGGCCCGACGATCGCCACGGGTCCGCCGTCGAGGGCGCGCAGGAAGGCGCGGTACCGGTCGGGGTTCGACTGCCGCGCGTCGAGCTCGACGACGCGGTCGCCGACGACGGCCTCGAGCGCCGCCACCAACTGGCGCTGCTCGCGGTGGTCGGGCACGACGAGGATGGCCTGCTCGCCCCGAGCGAGCGCGTCGCGTGCGAGTCCCGCGAGCTCGACGGCCCAGCGGCCCACCCAGCGCACGTCGTCGCCCTCGCCGACCGCGACGACGCCCGGCTCGGAGCGCAGCGCCACGCGGCCGCGCCGCTCGACGAGATCGGGCAGCACGCTCTCCCCCGCCTCCGGCGGCACCACCGACTCGCGGTCGGCCTTGAGCCAGGCCGTCTCGGGCCTCGCCTGCCTGCCGGGGATCGCGACGCGCAGCACGTCGACCGCCGAGCCCGCGGCACGGTCGGCGACGGCGCGCGCGAGCGCCCACACCTCCGGCTGCAGCACCGGCACGGGCGACAGCATCCGCTCCACGCGGTGCAGCTCGCCGCCGAAGTCGCTCTCGGCGGCGACCTCCACGACGTAGCCGGGCAGCATGCGGCCGCCGAACGGCACGCGCACGCGCACGCCGGGCGTCACGTCGTCGTCGGCGCGGAAGTCGAAGAGACGATCCAGCTGCGGCAGCCGCGACTCGACGACGACGCGGGCGACGCTCATGCCACGCCGGCGGCCTTGCGCAGCGCGTCGACGCGGGGCGTCTGCTCCCACGTGAAGTCGGGCAGCTCTCGACCGAAGTGCCCGTAGGCCGCGGTCTGCGCGTAGATCGGACGGCGCAGGTCGAGGTCGCGGATGATCGCCTCGGGGCGCAGGTCGAACGTGGCGAGGATCGCCTCGGTGAGCGTCGCGTCGTCGACGGTGCCGGTGCCGAACGAGTCGACGTAGAGGCCCACGGGCGTCGCCCGGCCGATCGCGTATGCGACCTGCACCTCGACGCGGCGCGCGAGACCCGCGGCGACGACGTGCTTCGCGACCCAGCGCAGCGCGTACGCCGCCGAGCGGTCGACCTTCGACGGGTCCTTGCCGCTGAAGGCGCCGCCGCCGTGGCGCGACGCGCCGCCGTACGTGTCGACGATGATCTTGCGGCCCGTGAGGCCCGCGTCGCCCTTGGGGCCGCCGACGACGAACGAGCCCGACGGGTTCACGAACGTCGTCATGCCCTCGTGCGGCAGGCCGAGCTGCGCGAGCACCGGGGCGATGACGTGCTGCTCGACGTCGGCGCGCAGCTGCGCCTGGTCGACGTCCTCGGCGTGCTGCGTCGACACGACGACGGCGTCGACGCGCACGGGCTCGTGGTCGACGTACTCGATCGTCACCTGCGTCTTGCCGTCAGGGCGGAGGTACGGGATCGTGCCGTCGCGGCGCACGGCCGTGAGGCGCTCGGCGAGGCGGTGGGCCGCCCACGCCGTCGCAGGCATGAGCGTGGGCGTCTCGTCGGTCGCGTAGCCGAACATGATGCCCTGGTCGCCCGCACCGAGCTGCGACAGCGCATCCGTCTCGCCGCCGCGCGCCTCGAGGCCCGTGTCGACGCCCGTCGCGATCTCGATCGACTGCTCGCCGATCGACACCGTGACGCCGCACGAGTTGCCGTCGAACGACACCTGCGACGAGTCGTAGCCGATGGCGACGATCGTGTCGCGCACGAGCTTCGGGATCTCGACGTAGCCCTCGGTGCGCACCTCGCCCGCCACGTGCACGAGGCCCGTCGTCACGAGCGTCTCGACCGCGACGCGCGACTGCGCGTCCTGGGCGAGCATCGCGTCGAGGATGCGATCCGAGATCTGGTCGCAGATCTTGTCGGGGTGGCCCTCGGTGACGGACTCGGACGTGAACAGCCGGGAGGTCATGCATGCTCCTGCAGGGTGGATCGGACGGAGTCGAGGATGGCGTCGGCCACCGACATCTTGGCGCCGGCGGCGGTCGCGACGACGCCGGAGGGCGCGAGGATCTCGACGGCGGTGTCGACGTCGCCGAAGCCCAGCTGCATGCCCACCTGGTTCAGGACCAGGAGGTCGCAGCCCTTGCGGGCGAGCTTCGCCTGCGCGATGGCGCGGCGGGCGTCGGCGTCGGGCTCGGTCTCGGCGGCGAAGCCCACGACGACGCCGCGCGGGGCGCGCATCGACAGCTCCGCGAGGATGTCGGGGTTCTCGACGAGCTGGAGCGTGGGGTTCGCGCCCCACGCATCCTTCTTGCGCTTGGCGTCGCTCACGTCGGCGACGCGGTAGTCGGCGACGGCGGCGGCCATGATCGTCGCGTGCGCGTCGCGGCTCGCGAGCAGCATGGCGTCGCGCAGCTCGGCGGTCGTCGACACCTCGACGAGGCGCACGCCCGCGGGGGCGGCGACCTGGAGGTTGGCGCCGACGAGCGTCACGTCGGCACCGCGGGCCGCTGCACGCGTCGCCAGGGCGACGCCGTGCGCGCCCGACGAGCGGTTGCCGAGGAAGCGCACGGGGTCGATGGGCTCGCGCGTGCCACCGGCCGAGATCGCGATGCGCATGCCCTCGAGGTCGCGCGTCGGCGCGACGACCGCGTAGGCGGCCTCGATGACGTCGTCGGGCTCGACCATGCGGCCGGGGCCCGAGTCGGTGCCGGTGAGCCGGCCGTCTGCGGGGCCGACGATCGTGACGCCGCGCTCGCGCAGCACGGCGACGTTCGCCTGCGTCGCGGCGTTGCGCCACATCTCGGTGTGCATCGCGGGGGCGACGACGAGCGGCGCCTCGGAGGCGAGGATCGTCGTGCCGAGCAGGTCGTCGGAGATGCCGTGCGCGATGCGCGCGATCGTCGACGCCGTCGCGGGCAGCACGACGATGAGGTCGGCCGACTGGCCGAGCGCCACGTGGCGCACCTCGGCGACGTCGTCGAACAGGTCGGTCGTCACCGGGTTGCGGCTGAGCGCCTCGAACGTCGGGATGCCGACGAACCGCACGGCCGACGCGGTGGGCACGACGTGCACGTCGTGCCCATCCTTGACGAGTCGCCGGATCGCGTGCGCGGCCTTGTAGGCCGCGATCCCGCCGGCGACGCCGACGACGACGCGCACTACGCCGAGGGCTGCGCGGGCTTGAGGAGGAGCTTGTCCTCCTGGATCTCGCGGAGCGCCACCGAGATCGGCTTGTCCTCGAGGGTCGCGTCGACGAGGGGGCCGACGTTGTCGAACATGCTGCCCTCGTGCAGATCCGTGTAGTAGTCGTTGATCTGCCGCGCGCGCTTCGACGCGAAGATCACGAGCTGGTACTTCGAGTCCACCTTCGCGAGCAGGTCGTCGATCGGCGGGTTGATGATGCCCTTGTCGGCCATGGGTCCTCCTCAGGACGAAAAGCTGGTGCGCTCGAGCCTCACGTGGAAGCGGTCCGCGTGAGACCGGCGCAGTGGAACAGTCTAGCGCCCGATGAGGGCCACGACCTCGGCAGCGGCCTCGGCCACGTCGCGATTGATGACGACGGCGTCGAACTCGTCCTGGCTGGCGAGCTCGACCTCGGCGGTCGCGAGGCGGCGCGAGCGCTCCTCCTCGTCCTCCGTGCCGCGGCCGACGAGCCTGCGCACGAGCTCCTCCCACGACGGCGGCGCGAGGAACACGAGCAGCGCCTCCGGCATGCGGTCGCGGATCTGGCGCGCACCCTGCAGGTCGATCTCGAGCAGCACGGAGTCGCCGGTGTCGAGCACCGACTGCACCTGCGCGCGCGGCGTGCCGTAGCGGTGCGAGTTGTGCACCTTCGCCCACTCGAGGAACGCGTCCTCCGACAGGCCCTCGTCGAACTCGGCGTCGGAGACGAACGTGTAGTGCACGCCGTCGATCTCGCCCGGGCGCGGCGCCCTCGTCGTCCACGACACGGAGTGGCGGATCCACGGGTAGTGGTCGCGCACGTGCTGCGCGACCGTGCCCTTGCCCACCGCGGTGGGGCCCGCGAGCACGATGAGGCGTGCGGGTGCCGGGTCGACGTCGAGCCACTCGCGCAGGCGCGTGCGCTGCCGCGAGCCGAGGCCGCCGACGCGCTTGCGCGGCGAGATCTCGAGGCGCTCGAGCACCCGCTCCATGCGGTGCCTCCCGATGCCGGGGATGGCGTCGACGAGCTCGGTGACGCGCAGGCCCGCCTCGACGGAGTCGGGGTGCTCCCACGCGTGCTCCGCGACATGCAGCGCCGAGCGCTCGCGCGCGTGCACCGCGCGCTTGACCTCGGCACGGGCGCGGCGCGCGCGCAGCGCGGCCTCGGCGCCGAGCGCGGGATCGAGCGTCATCGGGCCTCCTCCGTCGCCGCGTCGATCGCGTCGGCGACGCCGTCGCGCGTGCCCGTGACGCTGCGCGACACGTTCGCGAGCACGAGCGTGCCCGCCGGGTAGAGCGTGCGCAGGTCGGCGAGGCGCGCGCCCTGGTGGCCGAAGCCGGGCGCGAGGATCGGCGTGGCCGACGTGAGCGTGACGCCGAAGTCGGCCGCCGTGACGGTCGCGCCCACGACGAGGCCGATCGATCCGGCGCCGTCGGGCGCGTGGTCGACGTTCCAGGCGTCGACGCCGCGGGCGATGGAGGCCGCGACCGACTCCCCCGCCGCGTCGGCGCGCGACTGCAGGCCGGCACCCTCGGGGTTCGACGTCGCGCACAGCACGAAGACGCCCTTCTCGTTGGCCTCGGCGAGCGACAGCGCCGGCTCGAGCGAGCCGAGCCCCAGGTACGGCGACGCCGTGATCGCGTCGACCTCGAGCGGCGCGCCCGGCGTCAGCCACGCCTGCGCGTACGCATCCATCGTCGAGCCCAGGTCGCCGCGCTTCGCGTCGGCGAGCACGAGCAGGCCCTCGGCGCGGGCGACGCGGATGACGTGCTCGAGCGCCGCGAGCCCCGCGGAGCCGTGTCGCTCGTAGAACGCCACCTGCGGCTTCACGACCGCGACGCGTCCAGCGGCCGCCTCGACGACCTCGAGGCCGAACGCCTCGGCACCCGCCGCCGTGTCGGGCAGGCCCCACGCATCCAGCAGATGCGCGTGCGGGTCGATGCCGACGCACACGGGGCCGCGGTCCGCGACCGCCGCGGCGAGGCGGGTGCCGAACGTCATGCCGTCCTCCTGGCGTGGTACTCCTGCAGGCTCGTGACGTCGAACGGCGCGCGCGCCGCCTCGATCGCCGCGACGGCCGCGCCGAGCTGCGACACCGTCGTGAAGAGCGCCTTGTCGGCGCCGACGGTCGCCGCGCGGATCTCGTAGCCGTCGAGACGCGCCGCGGGACCCGTGGGGGTGTTGATGACGATGTCGACCTCGCCGCGGTGGATCGCGCCGACGATCGACGCCTCGACGCCGACCTCGTTGTGCTTCGCGATCGTCTCGACCTCGATGCCGTTGCGGATGAGGATCTCGGCGGTGCCCTCGGTGGCGAGCACGCGGAAGCCGAGCTGCCGCAGGCGGTGGATGGGCAGCACGGCCTGGCGCTTGTCGCGGTCGGACACCGACACGAACACGGTGCCCGACGTCGGCAGCCCGCCGTACGCGGCGACCTGGCTCTTCGCGAACGCGCGCGGGAAGTCGCGGTCGATGCCCATGACCTCGCCCGTCGAGCGCATCTCGGGGCCGAGCAGGCTGTCGACGAGCTCGCCGTCGCGCGTGCGGAAGCGGCGGAACGGCAGCACGGCCTCCTTGACCGCGACCGGCGCATCGAGCGGCAGGCGCGAGCCGTCCTGCTCGGGCAGGAAGCCCTCCGCGAGCAGCTCGGCGATCGTGCGGCCCGCCATCACGAGGGCGTTGGCCTTCGCGATGGGCGAGCCGAGCGCCTTCGCGACGAACGGCACCGTGCGGCTCGCGCGCGGGTTCGCCTCGATGACGTGGAGGCGGCCCGCGGAGATCGCGAACTGCACGTTGATCGGACCGCGCACGTCGAGCCCGCGAGCGATCGCGAGCGTCGCATCCCGCACCTCGTCGATCTGCGAGCGGCCGAGGCCGATGGGCGGCAGCGTGCACGACGAGTCGCCCGAGTGGATGCCCGCCTCCTCGATGTGCTCGAGGATGCCGCCGACGTACAGGTCGGTGCCGTCGAAGATGGCGTCGACGTCGATCTCCACGGCGTCGTCGAGGAAGTGGTCGACGAGCAGCGGCTTGCCGGGACCGATGATGGCCGTGTCGGCCATGCGCTCGAAGTAGCCGTGCAGGCTCTCGCGGTCGTAGACGATCTCCATGCCGCGGCCGCCGAGCACGAACGACGGGCGCACGAGCACGGGGTAGCCGATGCGCTCGGCCGCCTCGAGGGCCGCCTCCTCGGTCGTCGCCGTCGCGTTGCGGGGGGCGACGAGGCCGGCGGCGTCGAGGATCTCCTGGAACAGGCCGCGCTCCTCGGCGCGGTCGATCGCGTCGGGCTGCGTGCCGAGGATCGGGATGCCGGCAGCCTCGAGGCCGCGCGCGAGGCCCAGCGGCGTCTGGCCGCCGAGCTGCACGATGACGCCCACGAGCTCGCCGGAATGCGACTCGGCGTGGATGACCTCGAGCACGTCCTCGAGCGTCAGCGGCTCGAAGTAGAGCCGGTCGCTCGTGTCGTAGTCGGTCGAGACCGTCTCGGGGTTGCAGTTGACCATGATCGTCTCGAACCCGGCGTCGCGCAGCGCGAACGACGCGTGCACGCACGAGTAGTCGAACTCGATGCCCTGGCCGATGCGGTTCGGGCCCGAGCCGAGGATGACGACCTTGCGACGGTCCGACGGGGCGACCTCGGTCTCCTGGTCGTACGACGAGTAGTGGTACGGCGTCTCGGCGGGGAACTCGCCCGCGCACGTGTCGACGGTCTTGAACACGGGGCGCAGGCCGAGCGCCCAGCGCGCCTCGCGCACCTGCTCCTCGTCGAGGCCGCGCAGCTCGCCGATCTGCACGTCGGAGAAGCCGTGCTCCTTCGCGTGGCGCAGGATGTCCTCGTCGAGCTCGGCAGCCTCGCGGATCTCGGCAGCGACCTCCTCGATGAGCACGAGCTGGTCGAGGAACCACGGGTCGATCGCGGTGGCGTCGAACGCCTCCTCGATCGTCGCGCCCGCGCGGATCGCCTGCTGCAGCGTCACGATGCGACCGTCGGTCGGCGTGCGCGACGCCTCGAGCAGCGCAGCCTTGTCGCCGGGCTCGCCCTGCCAGTGGAACGTCGCGCCGCGGCGCTCCTGCGAGCGGAGCGCCTTCTGCAGCGCCTGCGTGTACGTGCGGCCCATGGCCATGGCCTCGCCGACGGACTTCATGGTCGTCGTGAGCGTGGGGTCGGCGGCGGGGAACTTCTCGAACGTGAACCGCGGCACCTTCACGACGACGTAGTCGAGCGTGGGCTCGAACGAGGCCGGCGTCACCTTCGTGATGTCGTTGGGGATCTCGTCGAGGCGGTAGCCGATCGCGAGCTTCGCGGCGATCTTCGCGATCGGGAAGCCCGTCGCCTTCGACGCGAGCGCGCTCGAGCGCGACACGCGCGGGTTCATCTCGATGACGATGACGCGGCCCGTCTTCGGGTCGACGGCGAACTGCACGTTGCAGCCGCCCGTGTCGACGCCGACGGCGCGGATGATGCGGATGCCGATGTCGCGCAGCTCCTGGTACTCACGGTCCGTGAGCGTGAGGGCGGGCGCGACCGTGATCGAGTCGCCCGTGTGGACGCCGACGGGGTCGACGTTCTCGATCGAGCAGATCACGACCGTGTTGTCGGCCGTGTCGCGCATGAGCTCGAGCTCGTACTCCTTCCACCCGAGGATCGACTCCTCGAGCAGCACCTCGCCGATCGTCGACGAGTGGAGGCCGTCGGCGACGATGCGCCGCAGCTCGGGCTCGTCGTGCGCGAAGCCCGAGCCGAGGCCGCCCATCGTGAACGACGGGCGCACGACGACCGGGTAGCCGTACTGGTCGGCGAACGCGATGGCCTCGTCGACGGTCTTCGCGATGACCGACGAGGCGACGTCGCCGCCGATGTCGAGCACGAGCTGCTTGAACAGCTGGCGGTCCTCGGCACGGTGGATCGCGTCGACCTTCGCACCGATGAGCTCGACGCCGTGGCGCTCGAGGATGCCCTGCTCGTGCAGCTCGATCGCGGCGTTGAGCGCCGTCTGGCCGCCGAGCGTCGGCAGGATCGCGTCGGGGCGCTCCTTGACGATGATCGTCTCGAGCACCTCGGGCGTGATGGGCTCGATGTACGTGGCGTCGGCGAAGTCCGGGTCGGTCATGATCGTCGCCGGGTTCGAGTTGACGAGGATGACGCGGATGCCGTCCTCGCGCAGCACGCGACAGGCCTGGGTGCCGGAGTAGTCGAACTCCGCCGCCTGGCCGATGACGATGGGGCCGGAGCCGATCACGAGGACCGACGAGATGTCGTCGCGCTTGGGCATCAGGCGTCCTTCCGCTCGCGCACGAGGGCCGCGAACCGGTCGAAGAGGTACATGGAGTCGTGCGGGCCGGCGGCGGCCTCGGGGTGGTACTGCACGCTGAACGCGGGCAGGTCGAGCGCGCGGAGGCCCTCGACGACCTGGTCGTTGAGCGAGTAGTGGC
The sequence above is a segment of the Agrococcus jejuensis genome. Coding sequences within it:
- the gmk gene encoding guanylate kinase, which gives rise to MTLDPALGAEAALRARRARAEVKRAVHARERSALHVAEHAWEHPDSVEAGLRVTELVDAIPGIGRHRMERVLERLEISPRKRVGGLGSRQRTRLREWLDVDPAPARLIVLAGPTAVGKGTVAQHVRDHYPWIRHSVSWTTRAPRPGEIDGVHYTFVSDAEFDEGLSEDAFLEWAKVHNSHRYGTPRAQVQSVLDTGDSVLLEIDLQGARQIRDRMPEALLVFLAPPSWEELVRRLVGRGTEDEEERSRRLATAEVELASQDEFDAVVINRDVAEAAAEVVALIGR
- the metK gene encoding methionine adenosyltransferase encodes the protein MTSRLFTSESVTEGHPDKICDQISDRILDAMLAQDAQSRVAVETLVTTGLVHVAGEVRTEGYVEIPKLVRDTIVAIGYDSSQVSFDGNSCGVTVSIGEQSIEIATGVDTGLEARGGETDALSQLGAGDQGIMFGYATDETPTLMPATAWAAHRLAERLTAVRRDGTIPYLRPDGKTQVTIEYVDHEPVRVDAVVVSTQHAEDVDQAQLRADVEQHVIAPVLAQLGLPHEGMTTFVNPSGSFVVGGPKGDAGLTGRKIIVDTYGGASRHGGGAFSGKDPSKVDRSAAYALRWVAKHVVAAGLARRVEVQVAYAIGRATPVGLYVDSFGTGTVDDATLTEAILATFDLRPEAIIRDLDLRRPIYAQTAAYGHFGRELPDFTWEQTPRVDALRKAAGVA
- a CDS encoding primosomal protein N' family DNA-binding protein, whose amino-acid sequence is MSVARVVVESRLPQLDRLFDFRADDDVTPGVRVRVPFGGRMLPGYVVEVAAESDFGGELHRVERMLSPVPVLQPEVWALARAVADRAAGSAVDVLRVAIPGRQARPETAWLKADRESVVPPEAGESVLPDLVERRGRVALRSEPGVVAVGEGDDVRWVGRWAVELAGLARDALARGEQAILVVPDHREQRQLVAALEAVVGDRVVELDARQSNPDRYRAFLRALDGGPVAIVGPRSAVYAPAANLGLLAVWDDGDPLHVEPLSPYATTRDVALVRQQQSGCALVLAGHARSTEAQRLVELGFLEAVVRGRPPRTLPAALQQGQQGRIPAMAFQVAKEAIAHGPVLVQVARPGHAPALACSTCGERARCRRCQGPLRRARADASPSCAWCGAVHAAWACASCGGRGLTDLGRGSVRTADELGRAFPNVPVVVADGQHERLEVDDQPRLVVATRGAEPVAAGGYRAVLLLDGERLLARESLRVAEDAVRAWSSARALARDDATIVLTGAVGRVAAAMTTRDAAGFAAAELADRRSLRFPPAVRVASVVGGPDEVERVVRAVGEIGATDALGPVDVGDGAVRSIVRFDYGAGVDVAHALRAEIVRAATQSRSRVAKGAPVRVHVDDHEPFEGI
- a CDS encoding RsmB/NOP family class I SAM-dependent RNA methyltransferase produces the protein MPDRQQSRGRGGRPPQRRRIDERPTPRRVAQEVVRDVDVDDAYANLLLPARIREAGLDAQDAAFATELTYGTLRWQGQLDAVLSAAAGRPIDEIDPTTLSVLRVAVHQLARMRVPAHAAVHESIELLGDHRGRRGFANAVLRKVAATPVDDQVDAIARTMGDDDALALRAAHPTWVVRALRRSLDAEGAGAELDDLLAADNDAPRVQLVALPGLAEPEELGDEPTASPVGRLAPSGDPWRVPAVRDGRARVQDAGSQLAALALTRATPVAAGERWLDLCAGPGGKAALLAAEARVGDAHLEANELVPARAGLVRQALAAVDPDVEVSVGDGRRYGDRDGVYDRILLDAPCTGLGALRRRPEARWRKQPSDVPELARLQGELLRAAMRAVKPGGIVAYVTCSPHLAETRAIVQGAIADGAEAIDTRAVLERVAPGTPLGGSGAAVQLWPHRNGTDAMFVQLLRRPAAAGDASEPR
- a CDS encoding methionyl-tRNA formyltransferase, encoding MRIVFAGSPAAAVPSLEALSRRHEVALVVTRAASPQGRKRVLTPTPVAAAAERLGLPVLEANRLDAAATEAITAVGASLGVVVAYGGLVREPLLSTPEHGWINLHFSLLPAYRGAAPVQRALVAGEHDTGVSVFRLVPELDAGPIVRMVASSVPPLATAGDLLAELAASGAGVLVDAVDAIADGSATFEEQTGEPSFAPKLELADGRLRLAEPAAVVLDRFRGVTPEPGAHVLLGGERVKVLALSRSAADPLPAGTARLVGKDAVLGTGTGALALGEVQPAGKQAMRAADWLRGRGGEVVLDA
- the pyrF gene encoding orotidine-5'-phosphate decarboxylase — translated: MTFGTRLAAAVADRGPVCVGIDPHAHLLDAWGLPDTAAGAEAFGLEVVEAAAGRVAVVKPQVAFYERHGSAGLAALEHVIRVARAEGLLVLADAKRGDLGSTMDAYAQAWLTPGAPLEVDAITASPYLGLGSLEPALSLAEANEKGVFVLCATSNPEGAGLQSRADAAGESVAASIARGVDAWNVDHAPDGAGSIGLVVGATVTAADFGVTLTSATPILAPGFGHQGARLADLRTLYPAGTLVLANVSRSVTGTRDGVADAIDAATEEAR
- the rpoZ gene encoding DNA-directed RNA polymerase subunit omega, with product MADKGIINPPIDDLLAKVDSKYQLVIFASKRARQINDYYTDLHEGSMFDNVGPLVDATLEDKPISVALREIQEDKLLLKPAQPSA
- the coaBC gene encoding bifunctional phosphopantothenoylcysteine decarboxylase/phosphopantothenate--cysteine ligase CoaBC: MRVVVGVAGGIAAYKAAHAIRRLVKDGHDVHVVPTASAVRFVGIPTFEALSRNPVTTDLFDDVAEVRHVALGQSADLIVVLPATASTIARIAHGISDDLLGTTILASEAPLVVAPAMHTEMWRNAATQANVAVLRERGVTIVGPADGRLTGTDSGPGRMVEPDDVIEAAYAVVAPTRDLEGMRIAISAGGTREPIDPVRFLGNRSSGAHGVALATRAAARGADVTLVGANLQVAAPAGVRLVEVSTTAELRDAMLLASRDAHATIMAAAVADYRVADVSDAKRKKDAWGANPTLQLVENPDILAELSMRAPRGVVVGFAAETEPDADARRAIAQAKLARKGCDLLVLNQVGMQLGFGDVDTAVEILAPSGVVATAAGAKMSVADAILDSVRSTLQEHA